The Peribacillus sp. FSL P2-0133 genome has a segment encoding these proteins:
- a CDS encoding TOMM precursor leader peptide-binding protein, translated as MKTDVLVVGEGVLADHVHGDLSGQYQVNRQTDFEAGIPQTTAMVLLLQDAWNPAVHLKAEEVIRQAGIPWLRGFVSFGEGVIGPLVRPDVPGCSQCADQRHLMAGRDRKEMWEIRKHLEENGGIDRDAAASRTGLLQMAHLICAEVRKAMKGERARSEGRVSIINLKTLNGSWHTFLPDPLCPVCSTLPDDSKERARITLQPSPKISPDSYRTRSMEELNEVLAKDYLDHRTGFLNNKMLDLVPPFADVSVNLPLFIGDEGTAGRTLSYAVSEMTAILEGLERYCGMEPRGKRTVMHDSYNNLKDFALDPIRIGVHSKENYAQRDFPFQPFNPDRSIDWVWGHSFLQEQPILVPELLSYYSLGCGDGFVYETSNGCALGGSLEEAIFYGIMEVVERDSFLLTWYAQLPLTRLDPNSANDKELELMIDRARAAAGYDIHLFNSTMEHGIPSVWALAKNRKQQGLNIICAAGAHLDPIRAVKSAVFELAGMMLTLDDKLEENQDEVEKMLHDSSLVRKMDDHGMLYGLPQAEERLQFLLDDDRPMRTFAEEYGEKVNHPDLTEDLQEILQEFRRLQLEVIVVDQTTPEIARNGLHCVKVLIPGMLPMTFGHHLTRITGLERILRVPMELGYAKRPLEFEHLNPHPHPFP; from the coding sequence GTGAAAACTGACGTATTGGTTGTCGGGGAAGGAGTGCTGGCCGACCATGTTCATGGGGACCTGTCCGGCCAATATCAGGTGAATCGCCAAACCGATTTCGAGGCAGGAATACCGCAAACGACGGCTATGGTCCTTCTGCTGCAAGATGCCTGGAATCCAGCTGTCCATCTAAAGGCGGAAGAGGTGATAAGGCAAGCGGGCATTCCATGGCTGCGGGGGTTCGTATCATTTGGAGAGGGAGTGATAGGTCCGTTGGTGCGCCCGGATGTTCCTGGCTGCTCACAGTGTGCGGACCAAAGGCATCTCATGGCCGGGCGTGATCGAAAAGAAATGTGGGAAATCCGCAAACATCTGGAGGAAAATGGGGGGATAGATCGTGATGCGGCTGCATCACGCACAGGCCTTTTACAGATGGCCCACTTGATTTGTGCAGAGGTAAGGAAGGCGATGAAAGGAGAACGCGCCCGTTCGGAAGGGCGTGTATCAATCATCAACTTGAAAACGCTGAATGGCTCGTGGCACACATTTTTACCAGATCCATTGTGTCCGGTTTGCTCAACATTACCTGATGACTCGAAGGAGCGTGCTAGGATTACGTTGCAGCCAAGTCCGAAAATCAGTCCCGACAGTTACCGTACCCGTTCAATGGAAGAGCTGAATGAAGTTCTGGCCAAGGATTACTTGGACCATCGCACAGGTTTCTTGAATAATAAAATGCTCGACCTTGTGCCACCATTTGCCGATGTAAGTGTTAATTTGCCTTTATTCATAGGAGATGAGGGGACGGCAGGCCGTACTCTCTCATATGCGGTCAGTGAGATGACTGCCATATTGGAGGGATTGGAAAGGTATTGCGGTATGGAGCCCCGCGGTAAACGGACAGTCATGCATGACAGTTACAACAACCTTAAAGATTTTGCGCTCGATCCCATCAGGATAGGGGTACACTCGAAGGAAAATTATGCGCAGCGGGATTTCCCGTTTCAACCGTTTAATCCTGACCGCTCGATAGATTGGGTGTGGGGCCATTCATTTTTGCAAGAGCAGCCGATCTTGGTCCCGGAATTGCTTTCCTATTACAGCTTGGGCTGCGGAGATGGATTTGTTTATGAAACTTCCAATGGCTGTGCTTTAGGGGGAAGTTTGGAGGAGGCCATTTTCTACGGCATCATGGAAGTGGTCGAACGTGATTCGTTTCTTCTGACCTGGTACGCGCAGCTGCCCCTCACACGCCTTGACCCAAATTCTGCAAATGACAAAGAACTTGAGCTGATGATTGACAGGGCGAGGGCGGCAGCGGGGTATGATATCCATTTGTTTAATTCGACCATGGAACATGGTATCCCGAGCGTATGGGCGTTGGCGAAAAACAGGAAACAACAAGGATTGAATATCATATGTGCGGCAGGGGCCCATCTGGACCCGATCCGGGCCGTGAAAAGCGCGGTCTTCGAGTTGGCTGGCATGATGCTGACACTTGACGATAAATTGGAAGAGAATCAGGATGAGGTTGAGAAAATGCTGCATGATTCTTCACTGGTACGGAAAATGGATGATCATGGCATGCTGTACGGTTTACCGCAAGCCGAAGAGCGACTGCAGTTTCTGCTGGATGATGACCGCCCGATGCGAACATTCGCTGAAGAATACGGGGAAAAGGTGAACCATCCGGACTTGACGGAAGATTTGCAGGAAATCCTTCAGGAGTTTCGCCGATTGCAACTCGAGGTGATTGTGGTGGATCAGACGACACCGGAAATTGCACGGAATGGATTACATTGCGTGAAAGTGCTGATACCGGGGATGCTGCCGATGACATTCGGCCATCATCTTACCCGCATAACGGGGCTTGAGAGAATACTGAGGGTTCCGATGGAACTTGGATATGCTAAACGGCCGCTTGAATTCGAACATCTCAATCCGCATCCGCATCCTTTTCCATAA
- a CDS encoding putative thiazole-containing bacteriocin maturation protein, protein MVNLTPSMRLKVKRDTFFLPEPNRGVYFRNNISSFRMEGSSIVQWIEKLLPMFNGNHTLSELTDGLPGPYRNRVMEIAEVLYGNGFVRDVSQDSPHQLRNQVLERYASQIEFLESCGDSGAYRFETYRKKKALAIGSGPLFLSVVSSLIESGLPAFHIFITDTVPTNRKRLNEIVAHARKTDDEVSIGEVVLEKGEEIEWQDIVQPFDSILYVSQEGDIEELRELHSVCRQGKKILFPALIINQVGMAGPLVHPDSKGCWESAWHRLHQAELEKNQAPSSFSATAGAMLANIMVFEWFKEATGVTTAEQSNHFYLLDMDTMEGKWHPFIPHPGVTGKGTAAWIEDFDQRLEQKADPSEPGKVFMYFSRLTSLESGIFHRWDEGDLKQLPLAQCRVQVVDPLSSGPAELLPEIIRSDLTHEEARTESGLSGVEAYVSRTLSQLIPTLTPLQGVDDIKESVGVGAGETFAECVCRGLQSCLDKEFDNKRFNHEKLVSVQLAQVEDERCRYYLQALTRLQGEPIIALGEEVSGFPVVWAGTSDGWSGAVGLNVTIALRNALQKAVMKVQNQTVCLTAPDLVVSPVLKEEKPLNLVIPSCGVKGNSELVQSAIQVLKKNSKRICVFELNLEPLLKEEMAGVFGVFLREEESG, encoded by the coding sequence ATGGTGAATTTGACCCCTTCTATGCGTTTGAAAGTGAAGAGAGATACGTTTTTTCTTCCGGAACCGAATAGAGGTGTGTATTTCAGGAATAACATAAGTTCGTTCCGTATGGAGGGCAGCTCGATCGTCCAGTGGATTGAAAAGCTATTACCGATGTTCAACGGGAACCATACATTAAGCGAGTTGACGGATGGATTGCCTGGCCCATACCGGAACAGGGTGATGGAAATTGCCGAGGTTTTGTACGGTAATGGGTTTGTACGGGATGTAAGTCAGGACAGTCCCCATCAATTAAGAAATCAAGTACTTGAAAGGTATGCTTCACAAATCGAGTTCCTGGAAAGCTGCGGCGATTCCGGGGCTTACCGTTTTGAAACTTATCGAAAGAAAAAGGCGTTGGCTATAGGCTCTGGCCCATTGTTCCTTTCAGTGGTGTCCTCGCTGATTGAATCCGGATTGCCCGCATTCCATATCTTCATTACGGACACGGTACCGACCAATAGAAAAAGATTGAATGAAATCGTGGCGCATGCGCGTAAGACGGACGACGAGGTTTCCATAGGGGAGGTAGTGCTTGAAAAGGGAGAAGAGATTGAATGGCAGGATATCGTGCAGCCTTTTGACTCGATTTTATATGTGTCCCAAGAGGGTGATATAGAGGAGTTAAGAGAACTTCATTCGGTTTGCAGGCAAGGGAAAAAGATCCTGTTTCCTGCATTGATCATCAATCAAGTAGGCATGGCTGGTCCACTTGTCCATCCGGATTCCAAGGGGTGTTGGGAGTCAGCTTGGCATCGTTTACATCAAGCTGAGCTGGAAAAGAATCAGGCACCATCTTCCTTTTCCGCGACAGCCGGAGCGATGTTGGCCAATATAATGGTATTCGAATGGTTTAAAGAGGCTACAGGCGTTACGACAGCAGAACAATCCAATCATTTTTATCTGTTGGATATGGATACAATGGAGGGAAAATGGCATCCGTTCATTCCCCACCCGGGAGTGACGGGAAAAGGGACTGCTGCATGGATTGAAGATTTTGATCAGCGGCTTGAACAGAAAGCGGACCCGAGTGAGCCGGGGAAGGTGTTTATGTATTTCAGCCGGTTGACATCCTTGGAATCCGGGATCTTTCATCGTTGGGATGAGGGAGATTTAAAGCAGCTGCCGTTGGCCCAATGCCGAGTTCAGGTTGTTGATCCGCTGTCGTCCGGTCCGGCCGAACTGCTGCCAGAAATTATCCGTTCAGATCTGACGCATGAGGAAGCGAGAACGGAATCCGGTCTTTCAGGAGTTGAAGCATATGTATCCCGAACACTCAGCCAGCTCATTCCGACTCTTACACCGCTTCAGGGGGTAGACGATATAAAGGAATCGGTCGGTGTCGGAGCAGGGGAAACATTTGCTGAATGTGTTTGCCGTGGACTGCAAAGCTGTTTGGATAAAGAGTTTGACAATAAGCGGTTCAACCATGAGAAACTCGTGTCGGTGCAGTTGGCTCAAGTGGAAGATGAACGCTGCCGGTATTATCTACAAGCGCTGACCCGGCTGCAAGGAGAGCCGATCATCGCGTTGGGTGAGGAAGTGTCCGGTTTCCCGGTAGTTTGGGCAGGAACGAGCGACGGCTGGTCCGGAGCTGTCGGTTTGAATGTAACGATCGCATTACGGAACGCGTTGCAAAAGGCCGTCATGAAAGTACAAAACCAGACCGTTTGCCTCACAGCTCCAGATTTAGTGGTATCACCTGTTCTTAAAGAAGAAAAGCCCTTGAATCTTGTGATTCCTTCGTGCGGGGTGAAAGGGAATTCCGAACTAGTACAGTCGGCCATTCAAGTTTTGAAGAAGAACAGTAAGCGAATCTGTGTTTTCGAATTAAATCTTGAACCTTTATTGAAGGAAGAAATGGCAGGAGTGTTTGGGGTGTTTTTGCGAGAGGAGGAATCAGGGTGA
- a CDS encoding heterocycloanthracin/sonorensin family bacteriocin: MYEFQNQLQNLNVDDFQVSQPILWDQNQFQQGYSADDSRLFGFGFGCFGCLGCFIGGCGFGRCGGCGGCGFRCGGCGRCGGCGGRCGRCGG, encoded by the coding sequence ATGTATGAATTTCAAAATCAATTGCAAAACCTTAATGTCGATGATTTCCAGGTAAGCCAGCCAATTCTTTGGGATCAAAACCAGTTCCAGCAAGGGTATTCTGCTGACGATTCCCGACTCTTTGGTTTCGGTTTTGGTTGTTTTGGTTGCCTTGGTTGCTTTATTGGAGGATGTGGGTTCGGTCGTTGTGGAGGTTGCGGAGGTTGCGGTTTTCGTTGCGGAGGTTGTGGTCGCTGCGGAGGTTGCGGCGGTCGTTGCGGACGTTGCGGCGGTTAA
- a CDS encoding stalk domain-containing protein, with the protein MKTKQRTFKAAIFVMTALTFIFSPYSLIHNNNASAHGSEVELIKLETALEGTGATVKSDFWSFFTKKITIEKDDTVIKIIPDSDKAYINGKAITLESNVIEKDEKIYVTDHFVNEVLPNIKQTAKIKEAYHPLDPLTPKEIKAVVNVIKEAGKYKDTLRFTEITLKLPEKKKVWEWEYDKEKKDNAFTRKAEFIALNGKQVIEGEVNISSKKLVSWNEMDGVHGMLILDDFATVQGAIESSEDYAKALKKRGIDDPKKVVATPLTVGYFDGEDKLEHDKRLLKIVSYLDTGDGNFWAHPIENLVAVVDLEKKAVIKVEDEGVIPIPMQLNAYDGRDYEKKSDVKPLNITEPEGKNYEIKGNTISWQNWDFHLRLDTRVGPVLSTVTYDDHGKKRKIMYEGSLGGMIVPYGDPDVGWYFKSYLDAGEYGMGTLTAPLELGADVPENAVLLDATIADNSGNPYVIKNAIAVFEQYAGPEYKHADLATFKEENQSRERRELVVRWVSTIGNYDYIFDWKLSQNGIINIDVGASGIEAVKGVKSKTMHDKTAKEDTKYGTLLDNNIVGTTHQHIYNFRLDLDVDGESNSLMEINPKVEKNQEGGPRKSVMVTEEKTVKTEQESIQKFDSSTIRLFSNLNKENKVGNPVSYQIIPFAGGTHPIAKGALFSDDDWLFKRVNFMDKQLWVTNYDPDERYPEGKYPNRSKTDTGLGQYSADNGSIDNTDNVVWMTTGATHIARAEEWPMMPTEWVHAMLKPWNFFDRTPTLDLPKENSK; encoded by the coding sequence ATGAAAACAAAGCAAAGAACTTTCAAAGCAGCAATTTTTGTAATGACTGCACTAACTTTCATATTCTCTCCTTATTCACTAATTCATAATAACAATGCTTCTGCTCATGGCAGTGAAGTGGAATTAATTAAGCTAGAAACAGCTTTAGAAGGTACTGGTGCAACTGTTAAATCTGATTTTTGGAGTTTTTTTACAAAAAAAATCACCATCGAAAAAGATGATACGGTCATAAAAATAATACCTGATTCTGATAAAGCGTATATTAATGGAAAAGCGATTACACTTGAATCAAACGTGATAGAAAAAGATGAGAAAATCTACGTAACTGATCATTTTGTGAATGAAGTTCTCCCTAACATCAAGCAAACAGCTAAAATAAAAGAAGCTTATCATCCTTTAGATCCTTTAACTCCTAAAGAAATTAAAGCGGTGGTTAATGTAATCAAAGAGGCAGGGAAATATAAAGATACTCTTCGTTTTACAGAAATTACACTGAAGCTTCCCGAAAAAAAGAAAGTGTGGGAGTGGGAGTACGATAAAGAGAAAAAAGACAACGCATTTACAAGAAAAGCAGAGTTCATTGCATTGAATGGCAAACAAGTTATTGAGGGTGAAGTGAATATATCATCAAAAAAACTAGTTTCATGGAATGAAATGGACGGCGTTCATGGCATGTTAATTCTGGATGATTTTGCTACTGTTCAAGGAGCCATTGAATCAAGTGAAGACTATGCAAAAGCGCTAAAAAAGCGGGGTATAGATGACCCTAAAAAGGTCGTTGCGACCCCTTTGACAGTAGGTTATTTCGATGGTGAAGATAAATTGGAGCATGATAAGCGTCTATTGAAAATAGTATCTTATTTGGATACAGGGGATGGGAATTTTTGGGCGCATCCTATTGAAAATTTGGTCGCTGTTGTAGATCTTGAAAAGAAAGCGGTTATTAAAGTAGAGGATGAAGGTGTCATTCCAATCCCGATGCAATTAAACGCATATGATGGTAGAGATTATGAGAAGAAATCCGATGTAAAACCGCTTAATATTACCGAGCCTGAAGGCAAGAACTATGAAATAAAAGGAAATACGATTAGCTGGCAAAACTGGGATTTCCACTTGCGATTGGATACTCGGGTAGGACCTGTGTTATCAACCGTTACTTATGATGACCATGGGAAAAAAAGAAAAATTATGTATGAAGGATCGCTGGGTGGGATGATAGTTCCTTACGGAGATCCTGACGTTGGCTGGTACTTCAAGTCCTATTTGGATGCTGGTGAATATGGAATGGGCACATTAACTGCACCGCTAGAACTTGGAGCTGACGTACCAGAAAACGCCGTGCTGCTAGATGCAACAATTGCAGATAACTCGGGCAATCCTTACGTTATTAAAAATGCCATTGCAGTATTTGAACAATATGCGGGGCCAGAATATAAACATGCCGACCTTGCGACATTTAAAGAAGAAAATCAAAGCCGTGAACGCCGTGAATTAGTGGTTCGCTGGGTTAGTACAATAGGAAACTATGATTATATCTTTGATTGGAAGTTATCACAAAATGGAATAATTAATATTGATGTAGGAGCATCCGGTATTGAAGCAGTAAAAGGTGTTAAATCAAAAACAATGCATGACAAGACTGCAAAAGAGGATACAAAATATGGTACTTTGCTTGATAATAATATTGTCGGAACCACTCACCAGCACATTTACAATTTCAGGCTTGACCTAGATGTTGATGGCGAAAGTAATTCCCTAATGGAAATTAATCCAAAGGTAGAAAAAAATCAAGAGGGCGGTCCACGCAAAAGTGTTATGGTAACAGAAGAAAAAACAGTAAAGACGGAGCAAGAGTCGATTCAAAAATTTGATTCTTCCACTATTCGACTGTTCAGTAATCTTAATAAGGAGAATAAGGTAGGAAATCCTGTTTCCTATCAAATCATCCCTTTTGCAGGAGGCACTCACCCGATTGCCAAAGGAGCCTTATTTAGTGATGATGACTGGCTTTTTAAGCGAGTTAACTTTATGGACAAGCAGTTGTGGGTCACAAATTATGACCCGGATGAGCGGTATCCGGAAGGTAAATATCCGAACCGCAGCAAAACAGATACAGGATTAGGACAATATTCGGCAGACAACGGTTCCATTGACAATACAGATAATGTGGTATGGATGACCACAGGTGCAACTCATATAGCACGAGCTGAAGAGTGGCCAATGATGCCAACAGAATGGGTACACGCCATGTTAAAACCGTGGAATTTCTTTGATCGTACTCCAACATTAGATTTACCAAAAGAAAATTCAAAGTGA
- a CDS encoding aldehyde dehydrogenase family protein yields the protein MKKYQLFIDGKWTDSLSGETFETINPGTGEVHALVSQGGEEDLNHAVKAARKAFESGPWATMSPSDRGRLLYKAAQKMWENSDFLAEVESKDNGLPINETKHIALPSTIDVLEFYAGLANKVQGDTLASPHNRFNYTLKEPLGVIGAIVPWNFPLMLTMWKLAPALAAGNTIVIKPAKETSTSILELAKLFQEVGIPDGVINIVPGPGSTVGSGLASHPDVDKIAFTGSTDTGRLIMQAATKNLKPVSLELGGKSPNIVFDDATLEDAVNGAMFGIYFAQGQVCASGSRLFVQESIYDKFMDLFASKVQSIRVGNPLEATTQMGPQVSAQQLKTIEKYVAVGLEEGAELVTGGQRGKKNGYYFTPTIFGDVTNEMTIAREEIFGPVVSVIRFKDEEDALRQANDTIYGLASGIWTNDLKRAHRMARGIQAGTVYVNTYSMLDSTTPFGGMKQSGFGRELGVQAMDMYTHSKSVWIDLGEKGLNWYGG from the coding sequence ATGAAAAAATATCAACTATTTATCGATGGAAAATGGACAGATTCACTCTCAGGAGAAACATTTGAAACGATTAATCCTGGCACAGGAGAAGTTCATGCCCTTGTTTCACAAGGGGGCGAGGAAGATTTAAACCATGCAGTTAAAGCAGCTCGAAAAGCGTTCGAATCCGGACCATGGGCGACTATGTCTCCTAGTGACCGAGGTAGACTTCTGTATAAAGCAGCTCAGAAAATGTGGGAGAATTCAGACTTTTTAGCGGAAGTAGAATCAAAAGATAATGGTTTACCAATCAATGAAACCAAGCATATAGCGCTTCCTTCTACCATAGATGTACTGGAGTTCTATGCAGGACTTGCAAATAAGGTTCAGGGTGATACATTAGCATCACCTCACAATCGTTTCAACTACACACTAAAAGAACCATTAGGTGTAATTGGCGCCATTGTCCCTTGGAACTTTCCTTTAATGCTGACGATGTGGAAATTAGCTCCTGCTCTAGCTGCTGGAAATACAATTGTTATTAAGCCAGCAAAAGAAACATCAACAAGTATTTTAGAACTGGCTAAACTGTTCCAAGAAGTCGGTATTCCTGATGGGGTGATTAATATTGTACCCGGTCCAGGTTCAACCGTGGGATCTGGTTTAGCTTCCCATCCAGACGTCGATAAAATTGCTTTTACGGGGTCAACGGACACGGGTCGCTTAATTATGCAAGCAGCTACAAAAAACTTGAAACCAGTTTCGTTAGAACTGGGAGGGAAATCACCTAACATTGTATTTGACGATGCCACTCTTGAAGATGCAGTTAATGGAGCGATGTTTGGCATTTACTTTGCACAAGGTCAAGTTTGTGCTTCTGGTTCTCGTTTATTTGTCCAAGAAAGTATTTATGATAAATTTATGGATCTTTTTGCTAGTAAAGTACAATCAATACGGGTAGGAAATCCCCTTGAAGCGACAACACAAATGGGTCCACAAGTTTCCGCACAACAGTTAAAGACGATTGAAAAGTATGTAGCGGTTGGTCTTGAAGAAGGTGCGGAATTAGTGACAGGTGGCCAAAGAGGCAAGAAAAATGGATATTATTTCACACCTACCATCTTTGGAGATGTAACCAACGAAATGACAATTGCGCGTGAAGAGATATTTGGACCAGTTGTGTCGGTTATTCGCTTCAAAGATGAAGAGGATGCTCTACGACAAGCAAATGATACTATTTACGGTTTAGCTTCAGGGATATGGACCAATGACTTAAAAAGAGCTCATCGTATGGCGCGTGGTATCCAAGCAGGAACTGTCTATGTGAATACGTACAGTATGCTAGATAGTACAACTCCTTTTGGAGGAATGAAACAAAGTGGATTTGGTAGAGAATTAGGGGTACAAGCCATGGATATGTATACACACTCAAAGAGTGTATGGATTGATTTAGGTGAAAAAGGCTTAAATTGGTACGGTGGCTAA
- a CDS encoding LuxR C-terminal-related transcriptional regulator, giving the protein MKDMSNPSYKKILSFMDEITFSNENFREKVLQTFENLFGYCQSIFWLCDDNNDLFEPITLNIDKYVMDDYLNNFYQLDLLVPKYNMQKASKQNVIKNLDLLPPELYEKSVYYNDFMLKYGFYYDVGVFLYDRNSIKGVLNFVRSKKEKPFSTSDIMCLEVISRFLSQKTSDFPYHSVSVPKENLINPLKNKILASSQDLRQPDLTLKEAEILQLVLKGHTNITIASELFISVNTVKRHLQNLYRKFDVSNRTSLCYKIVKP; this is encoded by the coding sequence ATGAAGGATATGTCTAACCCCAGCTACAAAAAAATTTTATCTTTTATGGATGAAATTACTTTTTCTAATGAAAATTTCCGTGAAAAAGTACTACAGACCTTTGAGAATTTATTTGGTTACTGCCAATCTATTTTTTGGTTATGTGATGATAATAATGACTTGTTCGAACCTATTACGTTAAATATAGATAAATATGTTATGGATGATTATCTTAATAACTTTTATCAATTAGATTTGCTAGTCCCAAAATATAATATGCAAAAAGCAAGTAAACAAAATGTTATAAAAAACCTTGATTTACTTCCGCCTGAATTATATGAAAAAAGTGTATACTACAATGACTTCATGTTAAAATATGGATTTTATTATGATGTGGGTGTTTTTTTATATGATAGAAACAGTATTAAAGGTGTTCTGAACTTCGTTAGATCCAAAAAGGAGAAGCCTTTTAGTACATCCGATATTATGTGTTTAGAGGTTATTTCTAGGTTCTTATCGCAAAAAACAAGCGATTTCCCTTATCATTCTGTAAGCGTTCCCAAAGAAAACCTAATTAATCCTTTGAAAAATAAGATTCTGGCTAGTTCTCAAGATCTCAGACAACCAGATTTAACATTAAAAGAAGCAGAAATATTACAACTGGTTCTAAAAGGGCATACCAATATCACCATTGCCAGCGAACTGTTTATTAGTGTTAACACAGTAAAAAGACATTTGCAAAATCTTTATAGAAAGTTTGATGTCTCAAACCGAACAAGTTTATGCTATAAAATTGTTAAACCTTAA
- a CDS encoding uracil/xanthine transporter, whose amino-acid sequence MKSWSSSVTLFSSFQWLFFIFANTVVVPISIGAAFDLPPNVTEMTMRSSLIFTGIACVFQGWKGHKYPLMEGHSGLLWGVMLNLGLSAPSIGLGYAEIGGGIATGLIAAGVVTLIIAAFNLISFVQKIFTPMVMTVYLFLLTFQLIFVFFKGMLGITENGEINIPVSFLSVGIVLLVSILKIKGPRTISNFSILIGIMVGWIFYELLFPEAGGEMGSTGASFSFFPLGAPNLEFGIIAISFFAGLLNLCNTFASIQAASELIGDEAEHKQYRNSLFMTGGFTIFAPFLGLVPYTPFTSSIGFLQSTQIYERRPFLLGGMLLTIIGLIPPFIAFLATMPITVGNAVLFVAYLQLFGTAFNSVKGQHFTSDTIFRLAVPVLIGVSLMNILPNAFSNVPTLLQPFLTNGLIMGVLISIVLEKSVNWNRYEQLQN is encoded by the coding sequence ATGAAAAGTTGGAGTTCTTCTGTGACTCTATTTTCTTCTTTTCAATGGTTGTTTTTTATTTTTGCAAATACGGTAGTAGTGCCCATATCGATTGGCGCAGCTTTTGATCTTCCTCCCAATGTTACGGAAATGACCATGAGAAGCTCGCTCATTTTCACCGGGATCGCTTGCGTGTTTCAGGGGTGGAAGGGGCATAAGTATCCACTTATGGAAGGGCACTCCGGTCTATTGTGGGGAGTGATGCTGAATTTAGGGTTATCAGCACCATCCATAGGGCTCGGTTATGCTGAGATTGGAGGGGGAATTGCTACTGGCCTCATTGCTGCTGGTGTCGTGACCCTCATTATTGCTGCCTTCAACCTAATTTCTTTTGTCCAGAAGATTTTCACCCCCATGGTCATGACGGTTTATTTATTCCTTCTGACGTTCCAGCTCATCTTTGTCTTTTTCAAGGGGATGCTGGGGATTACGGAGAATGGGGAAATTAACATCCCGGTCAGTTTCCTATCAGTGGGGATTGTACTTTTAGTAAGTATATTAAAGATAAAAGGACCAAGGACCATAAGCAATTTCTCCATATTGATCGGGATTATGGTGGGATGGATTTTTTACGAGCTGCTATTTCCGGAGGCCGGGGGAGAAATGGGATCGACGGGTGCTTCATTTTCATTTTTCCCATTAGGTGCTCCAAACCTGGAATTCGGGATCATAGCGATTTCCTTTTTTGCAGGATTACTGAATTTGTGTAACACGTTCGCTTCCATTCAAGCCGCATCGGAATTAATCGGTGATGAAGCTGAACACAAGCAGTATCGAAATTCTTTATTCATGACTGGCGGTTTTACCATTTTCGCTCCGTTTCTTGGACTTGTTCCGTATACACCTTTTACTTCATCCATCGGATTTTTGCAGAGCACACAAATCTATGAGCGAAGGCCCTTCTTACTTGGAGGCATGTTATTGACCATAATTGGGCTCATTCCTCCTTTCATCGCTTTCCTGGCCACCATGCCGATAACAGTCGGGAATGCAGTATTGTTCGTTGCTTACCTTCAGCTGTTCGGTACGGCTTTCAATAGCGTCAAGGGCCAGCATTTCACTTCAGACACGATATTCAGGCTTGCCGTACCAGTATTGATTGGAGTGAGCTTGATGAACATCCTGCCTAATGCATTTTCGAACGTTCCCACGCTTTTACAGCCATTTTTGACGAATGGGCTCATAATGGGCGTATTGATATCAATCGTGCTGGAAAAATCGGTGAACTGGAATCGTTATGAACAGCTGCAGAACTAA